A genomic segment from Pirellulales bacterium encodes:
- a CDS encoding SPFH domain-containing protein — protein sequence STRNGTSGRSDYANQSGTFPSPDHSKPKNLKGSPDGEGFRPIAWTLIPKTVVPIGYVGVVVSYYGRHGTDLSGDAFRHGERVAEGERGVWERPLGPGKYPFNTFAGNIVLVPTTNFVLHWITGKSESHRYDESLRSIDLVTKDAYEPLLPLSVVVHIDYQRAPSVIQRFGDVKRLITQTLDPMLSAFFRDVAHKKTMLELLHERDTIQAEAREVLRRRFREFDIECVDVLIGKPDSQNGDQKIETLLEQLRQRQLSFEQLETYERQRAAADKLRILNEAQAQANKQTELTNARVQIQISESNGEADLARARKQAEQVVVVSDGELSRSRRQAEQTVVLAEADARQRELAGRGEAQKIAHVGLSEAAVLFQRIASYRDPRLYAMSLLAEQLSKSTQPLVPERVFVAGAAGGDGASAGPAGQTTGLLGLLVSLLVSEKSGFQSESTDPALGEFKAFADRMTKQVMQLVESDPTEKPAKS from the coding sequence ATCCACACGAAATGGTACTTCAGGTCGAAGCGACTATGCGAACCAGTCCGGTACTTTTCCATCACCCGATCATAGCAAACCGAAAAACCTCAAGGGTTCGCCTGACGGCGAGGGATTTAGACCCATCGCATGGACATTAATTCCGAAGACCGTCGTACCGATCGGCTATGTCGGCGTCGTCGTCAGTTACTACGGACGCCACGGTACCGACCTGTCGGGCGATGCCTTCCGCCACGGCGAACGCGTGGCCGAAGGGGAACGTGGCGTGTGGGAGCGTCCGCTCGGCCCGGGCAAGTATCCGTTTAACACCTTCGCCGGCAATATCGTGCTGGTGCCGACGACGAATTTCGTGCTGCATTGGATCACTGGCAAGAGCGAGTCGCACCGCTATGACGAAAGTCTGCGTTCGATCGACCTGGTGACCAAGGACGCGTATGAACCGCTGCTCCCCTTGTCGGTGGTCGTGCATATCGACTACCAGCGGGCCCCCAGCGTCATCCAGCGTTTCGGCGATGTAAAGCGATTGATTACGCAGACGCTCGATCCGATGTTGTCAGCTTTCTTCCGCGACGTAGCGCACAAGAAAACGATGCTCGAGCTATTGCACGAGCGCGATACGATCCAGGCCGAGGCGCGGGAAGTGCTGCGCCGAAGGTTTCGAGAATTCGATATCGAATGCGTCGACGTCCTGATCGGCAAGCCCGATTCGCAAAACGGCGACCAGAAGATCGAAACGCTGCTCGAGCAGTTGCGTCAACGGCAGCTTTCGTTCGAGCAACTGGAAACCTACGAGCGTCAACGGGCCGCGGCTGACAAGCTGCGCATCCTGAACGAAGCCCAGGCCCAGGCCAACAAGCAAACCGAGTTGACCAACGCCCGGGTGCAAATCCAGATTTCGGAAAGTAATGGCGAGGCAGACCTGGCCCGTGCTCGCAAGCAGGCCGAACAGGTCGTGGTCGTGTCGGACGGCGAATTGTCCCGTTCGCGCCGCCAGGCCGAGCAGACGGTCGTCTTGGCCGAAGCCGACGCGCGGCAACGCGAGTTGGCCGGTCGCGGCGAGGCGCAGAAGATTGCGCACGTCGGTCTGTCCGAGGCCGCGGTGCTGTTCCAGCGCATCGCCTCGTACCGCGATCCACGGTTGTACGCCATGTCGCTCTTGGCCGAGCAATTGTCCAAGAGCACGCAACCACTGGTGCCAGAGCGCGTCTTCGTGGCCGGTGCGGCCGGCGGCGACGGCGCGAGCGCCGGCCCTGCGGGACAAACGACCGGACTGTTGGGCTTGCTCGTCAGTCTGCTCGTCTCCGAGAAATCAGGCTTCCAGTCGGAATCGACCGACCCGGCGCTAGGCGAATTCAAAGCCTTCGCCGACCGCATGACAAAGCAAGTCATGCAACTGGTCGAAAGCGACCCGACCGAGAAGCCGGCCAAGTCGTGA